AACACGTCTATGAACTGCCTGAATACAGCGTCACTCAACCCGTACATCTCCTCCCAGTCAACTATACCTGCCCCGGCTACACCACACCTCCATAGTTCTGGGTGCTTACCCATAGCAAGGTATGTTGTATAGCCACCGTAGCTGTAGCCCATTACAGCTACTCTCTCTGGGTCAGCTATCTTGTTTTCAACACCCCATTTAGCCGCGTATACTACGTCTTCTAGGTCGCCGCCTCCAGGGTCGCCGATATCTAGTATACGGAAGCTCTCACCATACCCAGTTGACCCACGGAAGTTTGGTGCGAGCACGTGGTAGCCTGCTGCTACGAGTGCAGTAATCATCATGCTCCATGAGTCGCGTACCTCGCTCCAGGGGCCGCCGTGCACGTAGACTACTGTGGGCCCTGGCTTAGGAGTACTACTGGATAATGCAATATACATTGGTATCTCCAGGCCGTCGAAAGACTTGTATTTAGTGAATACTACTTCAACTAGATTCCTCTCAACATCCTCGGGCAGCTTGTTATCAACAATAACTCTCACCTCCCTGTTCTCAACGCTTGCCTCAATTATTCTCGGTGGCTTCAGGAGGTTTGAGACTGCTACGAGAACTCTGCTACCAGTGAAAACTGGGTGGCCGTGGATAGTGCCTTCAGGCAACTTAACATGCCTTCCATCAAGGAATAGCCTTGACCTCCCATTCTTCTTGCCTACAGCCCATATAACTCCACTAGTACTCCACCCGTAGGCATCATGCTCTACTGGATTAAACTCCTCGTAGTCCCTGTACTTGAATTCAACTTTCTTAAGCGTGCCGGCTTCAGGATCATACAGGTATAATCTATTCACTCCCTCATAGTCGCTCTCGAAGAGGATTCCTTCATCCCCTACAACGGGATTCTTGTTCTGTGAGCCTGGTTTAGGCGTGTAAACCTTGAATTCACCTGTATCCAGGTTATACACGAATATCTCGGAGGAGCGGGGATCGCCGCGTAGATTACCGCTCCCAGTAATATACTCGCCCTTTACATCTGTGACGAATGCAAGACTACTGAGACGGTGTATTTTCTCCCAGCTCCCGTCAAGTCTAGCTAGGTAGATAGCTGTCTCCTCAGCCGTAGCCCCTGTGAACGCTACCTTCGAGCCATCAAATCCCACGCCAAAGATCCTCATTAAGGGGGTGTCAGCTAGAAGCTTCTCCCCGCCGCTGTAAGCGTCAACGTAGAATAACTTGTGGAGTTCCCGCCCGCGTGCTACATCCCTAGTAAACACTACGTAGGGGCTTTCAGGTCTAGGTAGAGCTACACCATGCACAGGTTCAACTGTAAGTCTCCTCCTATCACCACCACTCTCATCCATAGACCAGAGGCTTAACACCCCCTCCAGGGTACTAAGATATACTACTCTCCCGCCAGCCAGGCCGAGCAGACTGTAGGATGGAGTACGCACTATAGATTCAAGAATACCTGCTATACGGGAGACCTCGGTCAAACCCAGCACCAGGATACATGTTAAGTAGAATAAAGTATTAAGCTTTAACCCGCTGAGGCTAAGCTATACTCCACTACTGAGTGAGAGCTTCACTCAGCTTCCAGGTACTACCTGCCCCGGCTTGAAGCCTCCTCGATTAGCTTCTCTACGAGTTCCACTACTAGTCTAGCTTGTCTTAAAGCATGCTCTGCATCATACTGCGTGTATAGTTCTTCCGCTGGTAGCCCTGTCTCCTCGTCACCATACATTGATGGCTCTCTTTCCCTCTTTAAACTCCTAGAGATAAATGCTAGTTCAGGTATTCTCTCCCGGAACCATTCTGAGAATCTATTCTTCTCTCTTCTCAATACGGGTCCCACATCATGCCACTTCGGAGGCTCTACACCCACCACCATTCTCAGAGCTGCTTTCATCATGTTAAGATTCGGATTATCAATGTGTTTTTAAGCTGTTTTCACCATGTTAAGACGCACCTATGTAAGCTGAAGCTACGGGGCTGAAATAGTTGTGGTAAATAGTGGAGAGAAAACGACACGCGAAGAGCTAGTCGAGGACTTAATCACGGTAATCTCTCATTTCGCTGGAAAACTGTACGGCGTGGGATCGCACAAGTACAGGAAGGTGGTTGAGGGTGCGAAACAGCTCATACAGGATCCTCAGCTATAAAATAAAGCATAGCTACGACGTAAAGGAGTTCCTAGACGACTACAGGAACCTCTTACAGAGGGCGGTAGATGCAATCTGGGAGAACATCGAGTGGAGGAGGAAGGGCAAGAGGCTAGTTCCTTTAATCCCGAAGTCGAGGGAGTTCAAGAAGAACCTCAGGAACTCGTTGCTGAGGGATTGGAGCTACGCCACTCACTACGCCGATTCTGCGGTGAGGGTCGCCTACTCGATTATCGAGTCGTGGAGAAGGAACTACATCAAGGGGAGGAGGGGTAGGAAGAAGCCAGTAGTTAAGAAGAGGTTTGTTAGAGTTAAAGAGACACTCTACGTGTACAGGAATAAGAAGATTAGAGTCACGGTGAAGCCCAGGGAGCTGTACTTGGAGTTCGACCTGACGAGGGCGTGGTTTAAAAGGAGGGTTGAAGGTTGCGATCTAGGCGAGCTCATTCTCAAGGAGGATGAATTAATAATCATCTTCAGGAAGCCCGCCGATCCAAAGCCGGCGAATAAGATTGCTTGGGATCTCAACTTGCTATCCATGGACGGTTTCTGCGATAAGGGCTGGATCAGGATTGACTTGAAGCCTCTTTACACGATGCACATCGCGTACGAGAACAAGAGGAGGAAACTACAGAGGTTAAGCAAGGAGAAGCCCAAAACTGCTAGGAGGTTACTTGAGAAATACTCCAAGAGGCATAAAAATAGGGTCAAGGACTTCCTGCATAAGCTGACAACCGAGCTCGCAAGGGAGTTCAGAGGCTACGAGCACGGCTTCGAGAACTTAGAAAAGCAAGGGATGTTCAATAATAAGAGGGTGCATAACAGGGTTATTTCTAGGCAGAACTGGAGGCAAATAGTAACTTTAATGAGCTATAAAGCGAGAGTCAAACTACTCGACCCAAGAAACTCAACAAAAACCTGCCCCAGATGCGGCGGGAGAATGAAGCGCTTAGAGGGGCAGGTCTTAGAGTGCGATAGGTGCAGGCTAAGAATAAACAGGCAATTGAATGGAGCCATAAACCTCTACCTAAGGATGTGGGGGTTTCCTCCCTCTCCAAGCACCTTCCACCGAGTAGTGACTAAGAGAGTGATCCACTCGTGGAAGATGCACGTGAAGAGAGGGAGCGGGATTACCCTGAAAGGGTGTGAGGCCCATGACGTGCCCCCTATGAACCCAGAGGGGGACGAGGCTAATGTGTGCCAAGGCTTATCATAACCCCTGACATGTGATCTAAGCTAAAGCAATGTTATTCAATGCTTATCACATCTCCGAACCTGTAGTTTTTCTTGAGTCTCCAATACCATTTCCTCCCTATTCTTACTCGTTCAGCTCCAAGCTGCTCGAGTTTTTCTCTTAGTTTCACTAGTATGTTCTCGAAGAAGCTGTTTTCATCGTAGACTACTACTGCGTCTTCAATCATATCAAGGTATAGAGGGCTGAATCGCGAGGCCTCCTCAGGAGTCTTAATTACTGGTGAGAGTGATACAGCATAGCCTTCATCCAGTAGTCTCTCCAAAAGCTCTTCTAACCTGGCTTCAGCTTCACTAAAAAGCCTTAATCTCTCGAAACGACTCCTCGGGAGCCCATCGATAACTACTAGCAGGTCTACATCACTATCCCTCCTGTAGTCTCCTCGAGCTACACTACCGTAGACTACCAGTGACTTCAATCTGCTGTTAACAAGCTTTAGTAGCTCCTCTAGAAGCCTTGAAATAAGCGTCCTGTAAGGCTCAGCTAGATGCTCCAACCCCTTCCTATACAAGGTATCACAGCCCTCTCTAAACTCTAGTTAAAGCAGGGGTACACTCCACACTTACAGTTAATCTATACTGTGATTTAAAATACACCTGCATCTCACGTTGAAGGCTTCAAGCATTACTAAATAACCATGCTGTGATCCATGATTAGCGTAGAGGATCTTCTAGGTGAGAGGATGTCCTTTGAGGAAGCTAATATTGTTAGGAGGAGGGCTGAAGCCTTTCTACAGCTCGCCGAGAGACTTATCAGCGAGGGAGAGTATGATCTAGGGGTTTTCAGCTTGGAGCAGTACTGCCAGCTGATATTAAAGTATAAGCTGCTAGTCAGGAAGGGGTCTTATCCTAGGACGTATTCTATTAGAAGGCTTATCAGGGAGCTCGGAGAGATCGATGGGAGAGTATTAGTCCTAGTCGACGATGTCAGGAACCTACACTATATTGCAAGACTTGAAGAAGCATATATAGCTTCAAGATACCTTCCAATAGTATACGAGAAGGAGGAGTCTATAGACCTTTTAAGGTTTGTTAGAGAGGTGTTCAAGCCTATTGTCGAAGAACTATGAGAGTAGAGTATACGGTATGCTGAAGAACTATAAGGATATCGCGGAGAGAGTAAAAGCGGTAATCCAGGAGGTGGATCCATGCGCGGAAGTATACGTGTTCGGCTCTGTTGTGCGAGTCGAGTTCACGGGAGTAAACGATATAGATATACTAGTAGTCACCGATAGAATTGAGAGGAAGTATGAAATGATGGTTAGAGTATACAAGAGTACTGAGGCTCCTGTAGAACTACACATCACGACGAGAGAAGGCTACGAGAAATGGTATAAGAGATTCATTAGTAGCAGCGAGATAATGAGAGTGTAGTTTAAAGCGTTTACACTACAAGTGGATACATGATAGTTCCCTGCGAGAGCTAGAGGAGAGCTCCTGGAAGATGTATTTTGATTAAAGACAGGTAAAACTAGAAGGTTTATTAGTACCCAGCTTATAGTCTTATCTTGGTGCCTCTCGTTGTCTTCAACTATTACTCTACCTGAGATTCTAGTCGAGGAGATCGCTAAGAGAGCTTCTAGAGCAGGTCTTAGTGTAGAAGAGTATCTAGCTGACCTGGTCTTCGGTTCCATGGATCCGGATGAAGCAGCAGGTAAGTATATTGAAACCGCTCTCCATCTAGTCGAACAGGCTAGAGAAGAGCTTAGTAGAGGTGATTTAAGACAGGCTTCAGAGAAGATCTGGGGTGCCTGCGCGCTAGCTATTAAAGCTCATGCTCTCGCTAGAAGAAAACGTAGACTGGAATCCCATGCAGAGTTATGGGTGTATAAGAATGAAGTTGCTGTGGAGATTGGTTCATGGGTTAGAATAGTATTCAAGATAGCTGACTCCATGCATAGAAACTTCTATGAGGGGTTAGCAACCAGGGAGGATGTAGAAGATGCTATCGAGGAGGTTGAGAAGCTAGTGAAAGCTATAGCGGAAAAACTGAAGTAGTAGCATTAAGCTAGCAATTGAAAATTACTCGATATAATATGCGTGCACGCCCAGGCTCTTAGATACTTCTGCCTGCCGGATATCACTTGTAAGAAGCTCGCCGTGCTTGAATGCATGCAATGTATAGAGGGTCGTAGATTGTTATATTGTAGTCTAATGCTATCTCTACTACCTTCTTCCATATAGCATTTGCTACTTCTTTTAAACGTGATCTAAGCTGTAGACACCTTTCTCAAGGTAATCTTCTACTTCAAGCCAGTTGACTTCTCCCAGCAGGTATTTCGCGAGGGCTTATACATCAATTACTATCACGATCCTCCCTCACATATCTGCTTGTAGTACCAGCTGGAGTTTCAGGTAGCTGCTCTATGACACCTCTAACCTCCACGAGAATCTTCTTACAGTGGAGTTCTTTTACCCGTCTCTCTATGAACCCACGTATCTCTTCACTCCAGTTAACTACGTCTTTAAACTTATCCATTAACTCTTTAAGTTTACGGGGTACACACACTCTTATCACGGTGCTCAAGGCTACGTAAACACCCCAACCGATAAGATGTATTAAAGCTTCCATTAAACTTTAAATAACACTGAGTGAAAATGAAGTACGGTTTCTCGAGCTGTAGTAACGGTAGCCTTAATGTATTGATGGGGTGTAGCCTGCTCTTGAACCAGGATTCTAGCTCACTGTGAGCCCCTCAACGCGGGATGCTTAGGTATTAAAGCCTAGCGGGTTTTATAGTGTAGTGGGTGGTGTTACGGGGCTTGTCTTTGGGCCTGTTCCATCGAGGCGGCTGGGTAGGAGTCTAGGTGTAAATAATATTCCAGCGAAGACTTGTTCCTGCTCATGCGTGTACTGCCAGCTGGGTAGGACTATCATGCTGACTGCTGAGAGACGAGTCTTCTATAAGCCTGAAGATATCTTCACTCAGGTTGAGAGGAGGGTTGAAGAGGCTACTTCAAGAGGGGAGAGGATTGACTACATTACTTTCGTCCCGGATGGAGAGCCGACACTAGATGCTAACCTTGGCAGGGAGATCGAGCTTTTAAAGCAGATCGGGATTCCCGTAGCTGTTATAACCAACTCCTCACTCCTCTGGCGGGAGGATGTTAGAAGGGATCTAGTGGAAGCCAGCTACGTTTCAGTGAAAGTAGATGCTGTCAGCGAGAACTTGTGGAGGAGGGTGAACAGGCCTCATAGAAGCCTGAAGCTCAGCGAGATCTTAGAGGGTATAAGAGTCTTCTCAGAGGAGTTCAATGGGGTTATCACTAGTGAAACCATGCTTATAGACAGCGTGAGCTACGAGGGGGAGCTGGAGAGGATAGCAGGCTTCCTAGCAGAGCTTAGAAGGCTGAGTAAAGCCTATATTGCTATCCCGACGAGGCCTTCAGCAGAGAAGTGGGTTAGACCAGCTAGAGAGGATGTCTTGAATACTGCCTTCCAGGTTTTCTCGGAGAAGCTTGGTGCCAGTAGAGTTGAATACCTGATAGGCTACGAGGGTAGTGCTTTCTCATCTACAGGGAATGCTGAAGAGGATCTACTAAGCATAACAGCCGTCCACCCTATGCGCAGGGATGCGGTAGAAGAGCTATTGAGGAGAGCTGGCTCTAACTGGAGTATTGTCGAGAAGCTGCTGAGCGAGGGTAAGCTTATAGAAGTCGAGTACCGAGGCTTCAAGTACTACATGAGGAGGCTTCAAGCTGAAGCTAAGTAAACGCATAGAAGCATTTAATTCCAGCATTAAGTTTAAACTCGAAGAAGGATGCGTCTATTGACTAGGTTTATATCCTGTAATACACAAGCATTTACATAGGTGTATACTTTATGAGCGAGTATGTGATCATCTCCGCTAGAGTTAAAAGAGAGCTTCTAGAAGAGGCTAAGCGATTAAACATCAATATCTCAGAGCTCATTAGAAATGCTCTTGAGAATGAAGTACGCCGCCGTAGACTCGCTATTCTAGAAGAGAGGCTGAAGCAGAAGCGTGATGTACTAGCTGGAATGGATGTCAGCGAAATGGTAGAACTAATTCGCGAAGATAGGGAGGTAGAACATTAAAGCTAATATACCTAGGTATTTCAGCCCTCGTAACCCAAATACTCCTAGTAGAGTGTGTAGGGATAAGCTTTCTAGCCGTCTACTGCTCTCAGCCCTTGTTACTGACCTCTGAATTCTATGGTAGAGCCAACGTACGCTTCGCCATAGCGCTCCGGGTGTTTTGTCTTCAATAGCTCTCTAATTCCCTCACCGCTGCAGTGGATTGGGTATATTCTCTTTACTCCGAGGCCTACAAGGTGTTCTACTACCTTCTCCAGCTTGTAGCCTGGTGCACCTGCTAGGTGGAAGCCTCCTATGACAGCGTAGGGTTTAACTCCTAGTTCTCTTACAGTCTTCTCGACAATCCTGTCTACGCTGGATGACTGCATCCAGCTAGTACTACAAGCCCTAACCCCTTAACGTTGACTGCTAGTGCCTGCTCGTAGGGTGGGCCGTAGAGCTCGCCTACAACTGCTACTCCTTCACTCAGCTTAATTGTACTGTAGACTCTAACCACGTGCTTAAACCCTACGCTCTTAATCCACTCCTCGGTGTTCTGGGATGCATGCCCTGGAATATAGACTGTGATACTCCCGTTGACTCCAGCAATATATTCAAGTCCCCTGACATGGTCTCCATGCTCATGTGATATAACAATAAAGCTTGCTTTCTCTAAGCTCTTATCGAGTACCTCTACATTATGCTGTAGAACAAGAGGGTCTGGGCCGGCATCGAATAGGATCACGTTGAATGGTGTTTCAACTAGGATTGATAAACCCCATGCATCCACTAGCTCACTGTTGAATGGGTTAGGGCTATTGTCTACTAGCACTGTTAGTTTAACCCAGGGTACCTCGCCTAGCTCTGATACTACTCCAGCTTCTCCACCTATAGTAGTATTGAATGAGGTTGTAGTATTATAGCTGTATTTGAGTGCAGGCTTCACGTAGAGTACTGTTAGGAGGAGTACTATCAGGAATAAAGCTAGCACTAATGATAGAAGCCTTGCCAAGACCCTCACTATGATACCTGGATAATGCTAAAGCCACTAAAATATACTCCAGGTATTATTATTGTAGTTTTCATGTACATCCTCTTAAGCTAGGTGTTCACGGCTTAAATCCAGTACCCGGCTCTCTCGCTCTTCCTTCCCTTATCGAGAGGGGTATCTCTAAACCTAATGCCTCTCGTATACTCCTAATGCTTAGGAAGAGGTTTACTCTATCAAGCTTCAGGAATGGAGAGAGTATTACGACAACTGCTCTAGCTTTAGCGATATCATGGGAGAGTACTCTATTAAACTGTGCAACGTCAATAATTCTAGTTGAAGCCTTAAAGAACTCTTCCCTCAACTTCTTCAGTAAAGGCCCTTTCCCTATACGCTCGTGTAGGAATCTTCGTAGAGGCCCTTCTCCTAGGGTACTCTAACACTCCAGATAAGGATTGCTGTCTTCACTTATATGATTTCTTCAGAGGTAGTCTATACAAATCAACTCCAAGCCGGCTCTAGGAGTAGCTATTCAAGTGCAACCCGGTGTAGAGAGCTAGGTGTATTGATAACTCGTAGCCGGTATCATGAAGTCTGTGAGGGTTCTAGGTGCTACTGTAAGCCTAGTAGCTGGATTAAACCTTTCTCCTGGATTAGCCTTGCTATCTTCCTCTGTCTTCTACTCCTTGTCTTCATGAGTGTCTCTGTGAGTGCATCGTAGAGTGCTGGTTTAACTGCATCGAGTAGCATGTAGCTGTTGATTGGTCTGCCCATTACTAGTGGTGTAGTAATGTAGAAGAGGTAGATTAATGGCGTGTTGAAGGGTGCAAGCTTTAGCAGGTTCCTCCAGACTCTCCTGCTTCCTCCACGCTTATAGTACTCTAATGCCTCTAGCTTAGCGTAAAAGACTAGTTTTCTACGCTGTAGTTCTTCCTCGAGGGGGAGGTGGATAATATAGTATTCTTCTGGTAGCTGCACGATTCGCCCGTGTATAATAGGCTGCTCGTGAACTAGCCCCTTGTATACTGTCCTCGACTTCCTGAATACTCTAATCTGTGTGTCCGGGTAGAAGGGGCCTAGGAGAATCCTGCCTTTATGAGTGTTGACGCGTGTAACACTGAAAGCTACTACTTCCTCGGGTGTTTTTGCTACTAGGTCTCTCAGCACGCTTTTAAGTCTCCTCCCTAATCTTTCATCAGTGTCCAGGTAGAGGATCCACTCGTAGCTAGCCATTCTTAAAGCGAACATTCTATCCGGGTCAGCGTAGCCCCAAGGCTTCCTCTGGTAGACTCTAGCACCAAAGCTTCTAGCTATCTCTACAGTTTCATCTGCGCTAAATCCATCGATAACAATTATCTCATCTACAATATCCTTAACATTACTTAGCAAGTGTGGAAGCTGCTTAGCTGAATTCCTCGTGAATGTTATAAATGATATCTTAGCATCCATTAATCCTGGTCACCAGTAGCCTCGACTAGACTCCATTGTAGTATACTAGGGTCTAATTTTATTCCTTCCTCTGATTTTGACAGGTAGAGTAGCTGGAGTTCTCGTGAAATATTCACTCTGTAGAAGACTTAGTAATGCGTGACCTGGTGGTTTTCTAGAGTATTCAGGGATGAGTGCGGGTTTAGTAGGTTTCTCTTGTGAGCTTAGAGTATGCTAGCTTCCCGAATCTCCTGTCTCTGAGGGCTTTTAGAGTATTGAGTACTGTAGCTCTGGTTTGCGTGTCCCCGGCTAGTTTTAAGGCTAGTAGTGTAGTCCACTTGGCTAGAGGGATCCTGTAGGGGGTTGTTATGAGCTCTGAGTTCACGAGCCTATGGATTTCTAGTGCTTCTCTGATTGCTGCTTCCACTTTAAGTTCCCTGGCGAGTTCTCGTGCTCTTGGAGTGTAGAGGTAGTTTAGCGTGGCGTAGTCGTTGAGCGTGTAGAGTCTCTCCTTGTAGACTGCGTGTGCTGCAACTACTACTAGCTCGGCTTCACTGCTCAGCACAGGGGCTTTCACGCTGTAAACACCGTCTTCAATAGTGTACTCTAGTAGCTTCTCTCCATTAAGGTATACTGTGCTAGCGAGAGTAGGGTTTACGTAGAGGTCTACAATAGTGCTACCACGAGTTAGAGTTACACAGTAGGGCTCGGCAACCTCGATCCTATAGCCTAGCTTCCTCAATCTCTCAACTGCTCTACCCACGTGTCTTCTATCAATGAGTACATCTATATCTGAGGGCACGTAGACTACTGGTTTTCTAGTCTTGAATAAAACGTATCTTAACCCGTCTAAAGCACTTGTTATCTCGCTGAGCCTAGCTTGGAATAACTTGAATCTAGCTTCTTCTCTAAGCCTTATCTCGCCTTCTACCCTGGCTGCACGGAGGAAGTGGAGTAGTACTTTATTCAGGGAAGCTATCCTAATGTATTCTTCAATTCCAGCTGGATTACCGTTGAAGACTCCGTGTACTACTGTATTGAATACTACTCTAAATGCTGTTTTACTGTACCTCGCCAACTACTCTTAACACCTCTCTAAGAGACACGCTGATGCTAGCTCTACTAGTATCTACTACCGGTGTCTTAAGAATTGAGGCTAGTGTATCGTAGACTACTAGCTCGAATGGTATTAAGGCTTCATCCCTCCAGCCTCTACGCCTCTCTAATAGTATATTCCTGTCGGCTCGCACATAGATTAGCTTACTACAGGAGCTTACAGCTAATGCTAGAGTAATCCTGCCAGGCAGGCTTCTAATAGCACTAGGCCATCTTAGAGTAGCCGTAAGCCAGACTAGAAAGTCTAGTATCCCTCGCTCAGCAATCAAGATATCAGCGTGCAGCTTCTTCAACTTAAACCTCCAGAGGTAGACGGGTGTAATAGAAGCAAGCTCTATGAAAGCCCAGAGCCAGTCATCCTCTCAGGGATGCAGAATATGGTAGTAGGGGTTGCAGGAGCCCTTAAACACTTCGAATCTACCTAGTATTCTAGCGAGAATAGAGGCTAGGGTATGAGTCCCCCGGAGCCACGTGAAGCTGACTCTAAACCCTTCTCCCTGAAGTATCTAGCTGTAAGCCGGGCTAGCGTAGACTTACCAGACCCGTCAGCACCAGAAAAAACAGAGGATGAGCTTGCCCGTCACTAAGACACCAGTAAGCTTAACCCCTCATATGTAAGCCGGGAAGTAGTTAAATACCCCGTGTACTCAGAGGAAGACAAGGCATTCTAGTCTTAATTAACTACTACACGTACAGCACTAATCGGGGTAGGTGTTGGCTGAGAGAGCTGGTATGACGCTTGAAGAGTATACTATTGAATTGTTATCGCAGAGCTTGGATCCCAGGGATAGAGCTGTAGAGTATATTGAGGTGGCTCAAGAGCTTCTCGTGGAAGCCCGGAGAGAGCTTGAGGAGAAGGATTACAGGCAGGCTGCCGGGAGGCTGTGGGGCTCGGCAGCTCTAGCAGTAGAAGCCTACGCTTTAAAACGAGAGGGGAGGAGGCTTGTAAGCCACAGGGAGCTATGGGAGTATAAGGAGAAGCTTATAGAAGAGCTGGGTGAATGGGTTTATGATGCATGGATAGCAGCAGGTAGCATGCACACGTGTTTCTATGAGGGGTGGTGTAGTACTGGAGATGTCGAGAAGGCTTTGAAGCGTGTTGAAAGATTTGTGGAGTCGGTGAGAAGAGTTTTAGAGGAGCCTGGGTATTCTTCTAGTGGGGTTTAAAGCCTTTCATGTGGAATGCTGTGGTATGCTAGGGATTTTCTGCGAGTTCTTCTAGTACTCTCTCAACAGCTTCTCTAA
This genomic stretch from Desulfurococcus sp. harbors:
- a CDS encoding PaREP1 family protein gives rise to the protein MAERAGMTLEEYTIELLSQSLDPRDRAVEYIEVAQELLVEARRELEEKDYRQAAGRLWGSAALAVEAYALKREGRRLVSHRELWEYKEKLIEELGEWVYDAWIAAGSMHTCFYEGWCSTGDVEKALKRVERFVESVRRVLEEPGYSSSGV